Proteins from a genomic interval of Equus quagga isolate Etosha38 chromosome 11, UCLA_HA_Equagga_1.0, whole genome shotgun sequence:
- the MAPK7 gene encoding mitogen-activated protein kinase 7 isoform X2 produces the protein MESDLHQIIHSSQPLTLEHVRYFLYQLLRGLKYMHSAQVIHRDLKPSNLLVNENCELKIGDFGMARGLCTSPAEHQYFMTEYVATRWYRAPELMLSLHEYTQAIDLWSVGCIFGEMLARRQLFPGKNYVHQLQLIMMVLGTPSPAVIQAVGAERVRAYIQSLPPRQPVPWETVYPGADRQALSLLGRMLRFEPSARISAAAALRHPFLAKYHDPDDEPDCAPPFDFAFDREALTRERIKEAIVAEIEDFHARREGIRQQIRFQPSLQPVASEPGCSDIEMPSPWASSGDCAMESPPPAPPPCSGPAPDTIDLTLQPPPPPSEPAPPKREGAISDNTKAALKAALLKSLRSRLRDGPSAPLEAPEPRKPVTAQERQREREEKRRRRQERAKEREKRRQERERKERGAGASGGPSTDPLAGLVLSDNDRSLLERWTRMAQPPAPPPAPAQALVPTPAPARPASPPAGPVAQPAGPPPQPAGSTPGPVPQPACPAPGPVPHPAGPPGPIPGPALQTTTSSSLLDPQSLVPPAGLPGPSTLGVLPYFPSGPPPPDPGGAPQPSTSESPDVNLVTQQLSKSQVEDPLPPVFSGTPKGSGAGYGVGFDLEEFLNQSFDMGVADGPQDGQADSASLSASLLADWLEGHGMNPADIESLQREIQMDSPMLLADLPDLQEP, from the exons AAGCCCTCCAACCTGTTGGTGAATGAGAACTGCGAGCTCAAGATTGGTGACTTTGGCATGGCTCGCGGCCTGTGCACCTCGCCCGCTGAGCACCAGTATTTCATGACTGAGTATGTGGCCACGCGCTGGTACCGTGCCCCTGAGCTCATGCTCTCACTGCATGAATATACCCAGGCTATTGACCTGTGGTCTGTGGGCTGCATCTTCGGTGAAATGCTGGCCAGACGCCAGCTCTTCCCAGGCAAAAACTACGTGCACCAGCTGCAGCTGATCATGATGGTGCTGGGTACCCCATCGCCAGCTGTGATTCAGGCTGTGGGGGCTGAGAGGGTGCGGGCCTACATCCAGAGCCTGCCGCCGCGCCAGCCTGTGCCCTGGGAGACAGTGTATCCAGGTGCTGACCGCCAGGCCCTCTCACTGCTGGGGCGCATGCTGCGTTTCGAGCCCAGCGCCCGCATCTCAGCAGCTGCCGCCCTTCGCCACCCCTTCCTGGCCAAGTATCATGACCCTGATGATGAGCCTGACTGTGCCCCACCCTTTGACTTTGCCTTTGACCGTGAAGCCCTCACCCGGGAGCGCATTAAGGAGGCCATTGTGGCTGAGATTGAGGACTTCCATGCAAGGCGTGAGGGCATTCGCCAGCAGATCCGCTTCCAGCCTTCCCTGCAGCCTGTGGCCAGTGAGCCTGGCTGCTCCGACATTGAGATGCCCAGTCCATGGGCTTCCAGTGGGGACTGTGCCATGGAGtcacctcctccagccccaccgcCATGCTCCGGTCCTGCGCCTGACACCATTGATCTGACCCTGCAGCCACCCCCGCCGCCCAGTGAACCAGCCCCTCCGAAGAGAGAAGGTGCCATCTCAGACAACACCAAGGCAGCCCTCAAAGCTGCCCTGCTCAAGTCCTTGCGGAGCCGGCTCAGAG ATGGCCCTAGTGCTCCCCTGGAAGCTCCTGAGCCTCGGAAGCCAGTGACAGCCCAGGAGCGCCAGCGGGAGCGGGAAGAgaagcggcggcggcggcaggagCGAGCCAAGGAGCGGGAAAAGCGTCGGCAGGAGCGGGAGCGCAAGGAGCGAGGAGCTGGGGCCTCTGGGGGCCCCTCCACTGATCCCCTGGCTGGGCTGGTGCTCAGTGACAATGATCGCAGCCTGCTGGAGCGCTGGACTCGCatggcccagcccccagcccccccccccgcACCAGCCCAAGCCCTGGTACCAACGCCCGCCCCAGCGCGGCCCGCCAGCCCTCCTGCTGGCCCTGTAGCCCAGCCTGCTGGCCCCCCACCACAACCTGCAGGCTCCACCCCTGGTCCTGTACCACagcctgcctgcccagcccctggtCCTGTTCCCCACCCTGCTGGCCCTCCTGGGCCCATCCCTGGCCCTGCTCTCCAGACCACCACCTCCTCTAGCCTCCTGGACCCCCAGTCTCTTGTGCCACCTGCCGGGCTGCCTGGCCCCAGCACTCTGGGTGTTTTGCCTTATTTCCCATCTGGCCCACCCCCTCCAGACCCCGGGGGGGCCCCTCAGCCCTCCACCTCAGAGTCACCCGATGTCAACCTGGTAACCCAGCAGCTGTCCAAGTCGCAG GTGGAGGATCCCTTGCCCCCTGTCTTCTCGGGCACTCCAAAGGGCAGTGGGGCCGGCTATGGTGTTGGTTTTGATCTGGAGGAATTCCTAAACCAGTCTTTCGACATGGGCGTGGCTGACGGGCCACAGGATGG CCAAGCGGACTCGGCCTCGCTCTCAGCCTCCCTTCTTGCTGACTGGCTTGAGGGCCACGGCATGAACCCTGCTGACATTGAGTCCCTGCAGCGTGAGATTCAGATGGACTCCCCGATGCTGCTGGCTGACCTGCCTGACCTCCAGGAGCCCTGA
- the MFAP4 gene encoding microfibril-associated glycoprotein 4: MKALLALPLLLLFSTPPCAPQVSGIRGDALEKSCLQQPLDCDDIYSQGYQTDGVYLIYPSGPSVPVPVFCDMTTSGGKWTVFQKRFNGSVSFFRGWNDYKLGFGRADGEYWLGLQNLHLLTLKQKYELLVDLEDFENNTASAKYAEFSISPNAVSAEEDGYTLYVAGFEDGGAGDSLSYHSGQKFSTFDRDQDLFVQNCAALSSGAFWFRSCHFANLNGFYLGGSHLSYANGINWAQWKGFYYSLKRTEMKIRRT, from the exons ATGAAG GCCCTCCTGGCCCTGCCGCTTCTGCTGCTTTTCTCCACACCCCCCTGCGCCCCCCAGGTCTCCGGGATCCGGGGAGATG ctCTGGAGAAGTCTTGCCTTCAGCAGCCCCTGGACTGTGACGACATCTACTCCCAGGGCTACCAGACGGATGGCGTGTACCTCATCTACCCTTCAGGCCCCAGCGTGCCCGTGCCCGTCTTCTGTGACATGACCACCTCGGGTGGGAAGTGGACG GTTTTCCAGAAGAGATTTAACGGCTCGGTGAGTTTCTTCCGGGGCTGGAATGACTACAAGCTAGGCTTCGGCAGAGCCGACGGGGAGTACTGGCTGG ggctgcagAACCTGCACCTTCTGACGCTGAAGCAGAAGTACGAGCTACTGGTGGACCTGGAGGACTTTGAGAACAACACGGCCTCTGCCAAGTATGCCGAGTTCTCCATCTCGCCCAACGCGGTCAGCGCCGAGGAGGACGGCTACACCCTCTACGTGGCAGGCTTCGAGGACGGCGGGGCAG GCGACTCCCTGTCCTACCACAGTGGCCAGAAGTTCTCCACTTTCGACCGAGACCAGGACCTCTTTGTGCAGAACTGCGCAGCTCTCTCCTCGGGAGCCTTCTGGTTCCGCAGCTGCCACTTCGCCAACCTCAATGGCTTCTACCTGGGTGGCTCCCACCTCTCCTACGCCAATGGTATCAACTGGGCCCAGTGGAAGGGCTTCTACTACTCCCTCAAGCGCACCGAGATGAAAATCCGGCggacctga